A window of Holophagales bacterium contains these coding sequences:
- a CDS encoding IPT/TIG domain-containing protein codes for MEVVRFSDEAGTGLLATSLNDSLRLEEWPVAPGVRRPVVLSRFEVYAPDARIVRIVDGQEIELPRSPLAFFKGTTADGDEPARVVAWVDPVLGVRGGFAIGPDGMVEMEPDPDAKAGRSLRVLSSEARFGEGDERRPTFACAQGEGETAHFSVPDTLETLGEAYRAVVPTQLAPLATTPTKTAVIAFDTDAEWIALRHGGSIAGTINHLTQLVALMTIIYERDAGPAKDQGVRILQGYSIIRATEAEDPYADTTGGASGTKLNELTNYWEANYPRSVVKRALVALVSGKQSNVPVTSASGIAWVGGLCNGVGYSVNQLMTGSSSGFWDMLIMAHEVGHNFGSPHTHCYPNPKPDTCYGSETGTNCFSGAGSCPGSATYNGVTTNGTLMSYCHTPPVSCSPRNDNVFHPTSVSSYLLPNINGASCLATVPGGIVPSGPNSIGISPTSGPLAGGQSVTITGGGFATGTTVAFVELPSNNVFGGSPNTKLLTGVSIVNANTITAVTPSATNTGLVDVVVMNSDQQTAFIRNGYTYSTGPVSPSVTAINPNFGPAAGGTAVTITGASFVDGATVRFSGTSATGVGFVNATTLTATTPARAAGLANLTVTNPDAQAGTLANAYFFAPAPTATRWFPVTPCRILDTRNANGALGGPVLSANQTRLFDVTTTPTTCGIPATAKALSVNYSVFAPQQAGELRVYPGNGVPTIANIVPFKVNETRANNGHLTLSTDNTGTFNVRNASNGTIHFILDVNGYYQ; via the coding sequence GCCCCCGATGCCCGCATCGTCCGGATCGTCGACGGCCAGGAGATCGAGCTGCCCCGCTCGCCGCTGGCCTTCTTCAAGGGGACGACGGCGGACGGCGACGAGCCGGCCCGGGTCGTCGCATGGGTCGACCCGGTTCTCGGAGTGCGCGGCGGCTTCGCCATCGGTCCCGACGGGATGGTCGAGATGGAGCCCGACCCCGACGCGAAGGCGGGCAGGAGCCTCAGGGTCCTGAGCTCCGAAGCGAGGTTCGGGGAGGGGGATGAACGCCGCCCGACCTTCGCGTGCGCCCAGGGCGAGGGGGAGACCGCCCACTTCAGCGTGCCCGACACGCTCGAGACGCTCGGCGAGGCGTACCGCGCCGTCGTTCCCACCCAGCTCGCTCCGCTCGCGACGACGCCCACGAAGACGGCCGTCATCGCGTTCGACACGGACGCCGAGTGGATCGCCCTGAGACACGGCGGAAGCATCGCGGGTACCATCAACCACCTCACCCAGCTCGTCGCGCTGATGACGATCATCTACGAGCGCGACGCGGGCCCCGCGAAGGACCAGGGCGTCCGGATCCTCCAGGGCTACAGCATCATCCGCGCCACGGAGGCGGAAGACCCGTACGCCGATACGACGGGCGGGGCCAGCGGGACGAAGCTGAACGAGCTCACGAACTACTGGGAGGCGAACTACCCCCGAAGTGTCGTGAAGCGTGCTCTCGTCGCGCTGGTCTCGGGAAAGCAGTCGAACGTCCCGGTGACCTCGGCTTCTGGAATCGCCTGGGTCGGCGGTCTGTGCAACGGGGTCGGCTACAGCGTCAACCAGCTCATGACGGGGTCGAGCAGCGGCTTCTGGGACATGCTCATCATGGCGCACGAGGTAGGGCACAACTTCGGCTCGCCGCATACTCATTGTTACCCGAACCCGAAGCCAGACACGTGCTACGGCAGCGAGACCGGAACGAACTGCTTCTCCGGGGCGGGGTCCTGCCCGGGGTCGGCGACGTACAACGGCGTGACGACCAACGGCACGCTGATGAGCTACTGCCACACCCCCCCCGTCAGCTGCAGTCCGCGCAACGACAACGTCTTCCATCCCACCTCGGTCTCCAGCTACCTCCTCCCGAACATCAACGGCGCCTCGTGTCTCGCGACGGTGCCCGGCGGCATCGTCCCGAGCGGGCCGAACAGCATCGGCATCTCCCCGACGTCCGGTCCCCTCGCCGGCGGACAGAGCGTGACGATCACCGGGGGCGGCTTCGCCACCGGGACGACCGTCGCCTTCGTCGAGCTCCCCTCGAACAACGTCTTCGGCGGCTCCCCGAACACGAAGCTCCTCACCGGCGTCAGCATCGTCAACGCGAACACCATCACCGCCGTGACCCCTTCGGCGACGAACACCGGTCTCGTCGACGTGGTCGTCATGAACAGCGACCAGCAGACGGCCTTCATCCGGAACGGGTATACCTACTCGACCGGTCCGGTGTCCCCATCCGTCACCGCGATCAACCCGAACTTCGGCCCGGCTGCGGGCGGTACGGCGGTCACGATCACCGGGGCGAGCTTCGTGGACGGCGCGACGGTTCGCTTCAGCGGCACGTCGGCGACCGGGGTCGGCTTCGTGAATGCGACGACCCTGACCGCGACGACTCCCGCTCGCGCCGCTGGCCTCGCGAACCTCACCGTCACGAACCCCGACGCGCAGGCCGGGACGCTGGCGAATGCCTATTTCTTCGCGCCCGCGCCGACGGCGACGAGGTGGTTCCCCGTGACCCCGTGCCGCATCCTCGACACCCGTAACGCGAACGGCGCACTGGGCGGACCGGTCCTCTCGGCGAACCAGACCCGGTTGTTCGACGTCACGACGACCCCCACGACCTGCGGGATTCCCGCGACGGCGAAGGCGCTCTCGGTGAACTACTCCGTCTTCGCTCCCCAGCAGGCCGGCGAACTGCGCGTCTACCCCGGCAACGGTGTCCCCACGATCGCGAACATCGTCCCGTTCAAGGTCAACGAGACGCGCGCGAACAACGGCCACCTGACCCTCTCGACGGATAACACGGGGACCTTCAACGTCCGAAACGCCTCCAACGGGACTATCCACTTCATCCTCGACGTCAACGGCTATTACCAGTGA